Proteins encoded together in one Lathyrus oleraceus cultivar Zhongwan6 chromosome 5, CAAS_Psat_ZW6_1.0, whole genome shotgun sequence window:
- the LOC127079339 gene encoding uncharacterized protein LOC127079339 isoform X1, which produces MDRDETMLPPHFRAYNSPLPTNPRLISVKKIKVCLMCGDKGDSKRLVFCIQCKACAQHSYCIENIHREDDGTIVWRCVDCAPSNPKCKPESARKSQRISYATEAKYKRIIMKKKSGTVRKQSLIRSKEGESVGCLAKNDAEKISPILKNEDVLYNQTESPEAKDPLSVSSVRSKEGESVGCLAKNDTEKILPVLKNEDVLCNHPESPDAKDPLNISCDKQAMKYEIYAEPEAINIMPQLFHYPEFDKYSRAQPLSDPVWGGLFRLNNATHFHLVAYLSSGASSKVKSAVTELPKLLDVESLSRHVIWPQSFVTYPPDNDCIGLYFFPQYERDEMIFDRVLNYAIEQDSALKAVINNLELFIFSSHLLPPDDRRICKKYYLWGVFKPKPRK; this is translated from the exons ATGGATAGGGACGAAACCATGCTTCCTCCACATTTTCGGGCTTACAATTCACCATTACCAACTAATCCGCGTCTTATTAGCGTCAAAAAG ATAAAGGTATGTCTAATGTGTGGCGATAAAGGAGATTCAAAGCGCCTTGTATTCTGTATCCAGTGTAAAGCATGTGCCCAACATAG TTATTGTATAGAGAATATCCACCGGGAAGATGATGGGACAATAGTCTGGAGATGCGTGGACTGTGCTCCAAGTAACCCAAAATGCAAACCTGAATCGGCAAGAAAAAGCCAACGCATAAGTTATGCAACGGAAGCTAAATATAAAAGGATCATAATGAAAAAGAAGAGTGGCACAGTTAGAAAGCAATCACTTATCAGATCAAAAGAAGGTGAAAGTGTTGGATGCCTTGCTAAAAATGACGCCGAGAAGATTTCGCCAATCCTTAAGAATGAAGATGTTCTTTATAATCAGACTGAATCACCTGAAGCCAAAGATCCTTTGAGTGTGTCATCTGTCAGATCAAAAGAAGGCGAAAGTGTCGGATGCCTTGCTAAAAATGACACCGAGAAGATATTGCCAGTCCTTAAGAATGAAGATGTTCTTTGTAATCACCCTGAATCACCTGACGCCAAAGATCCTTTGAATATTTCATGTGACAAACAAGCAATGAAGTATGAGATATACGCGGAGCCTGAAGCCATAAATATAATGCCTCAGCTCTTCCATTATCCAGAGTTTGACAAATATAGCCGTGCTCAGCCACTTAGTGATCCAGTTTGGGG GGGGCTATTTAGATTGAACAATGCAACCCATTTTCATCTTGTTGCTTATTTGTCAAGTGGAGCTAGCTCAAAAGTGAAATCCGCAGTAACGGAGCTCCCCAAACTGCTTGATGTAGAGTCGTTATCAAGACATGTTATTTGGCCTCAGAGTTTTGTTACCTATCCACCTGATAATGATTGTATTGGTCTTTATTTTTTCCCTCAATATGAAAG AGATGAGATGATCTTTGATCGTGTGCTCAACTACGCGATTGAACAAGATAGTGCTCTTAAAGCAGTCATCAACAATCTGGAACTCTTCATTTTTTCCTCGCATTTATTGCCTCCGGATGATAGAC GAATCTGCAAAAAGTATTACTTGTGGGGTGTTTTCAAACCAAAGCCAAGGAAATAG
- the LOC127079339 gene encoding uncharacterized protein LOC127079339 isoform X2, translating to MCGDKGDSKRLVFCIQCKACAQHSYCIENIHREDDGTIVWRCVDCAPSNPKCKPESARKSQRISYATEAKYKRIIMKKKSGTVRKQSLIRSKEGESVGCLAKNDAEKISPILKNEDVLYNQTESPEAKDPLSVSSVRSKEGESVGCLAKNDTEKILPVLKNEDVLCNHPESPDAKDPLNISCDKQAMKYEIYAEPEAINIMPQLFHYPEFDKYSRAQPLSDPVWGGLFRLNNATHFHLVAYLSSGASSKVKSAVTELPKLLDVESLSRHVIWPQSFVTYPPDNDCIGLYFFPQYERDEMIFDRVLNYAIEQDSALKAVINNLELFIFSSHLLPPDDRRICKKYYLWGVFKPKPRK from the exons ATGTGTGGCGATAAAGGAGATTCAAAGCGCCTTGTATTCTGTATCCAGTGTAAAGCATGTGCCCAACATAG TTATTGTATAGAGAATATCCACCGGGAAGATGATGGGACAATAGTCTGGAGATGCGTGGACTGTGCTCCAAGTAACCCAAAATGCAAACCTGAATCGGCAAGAAAAAGCCAACGCATAAGTTATGCAACGGAAGCTAAATATAAAAGGATCATAATGAAAAAGAAGAGTGGCACAGTTAGAAAGCAATCACTTATCAGATCAAAAGAAGGTGAAAGTGTTGGATGCCTTGCTAAAAATGACGCCGAGAAGATTTCGCCAATCCTTAAGAATGAAGATGTTCTTTATAATCAGACTGAATCACCTGAAGCCAAAGATCCTTTGAGTGTGTCATCTGTCAGATCAAAAGAAGGCGAAAGTGTCGGATGCCTTGCTAAAAATGACACCGAGAAGATATTGCCAGTCCTTAAGAATGAAGATGTTCTTTGTAATCACCCTGAATCACCTGACGCCAAAGATCCTTTGAATATTTCATGTGACAAACAAGCAATGAAGTATGAGATATACGCGGAGCCTGAAGCCATAAATATAATGCCTCAGCTCTTCCATTATCCAGAGTTTGACAAATATAGCCGTGCTCAGCCACTTAGTGATCCAGTTTGGGG GGGGCTATTTAGATTGAACAATGCAACCCATTTTCATCTTGTTGCTTATTTGTCAAGTGGAGCTAGCTCAAAAGTGAAATCCGCAGTAACGGAGCTCCCCAAACTGCTTGATGTAGAGTCGTTATCAAGACATGTTATTTGGCCTCAGAGTTTTGTTACCTATCCACCTGATAATGATTGTATTGGTCTTTATTTTTTCCCTCAATATGAAAG AGATGAGATGATCTTTGATCGTGTGCTCAACTACGCGATTGAACAAGATAGTGCTCTTAAAGCAGTCATCAACAATCTGGAACTCTTCATTTTTTCCTCGCATTTATTGCCTCCGGATGATAGAC GAATCTGCAAAAAGTATTACTTGTGGGGTGTTTTCAAACCAAAGCCAAGGAAATAG